From the genome of Terriglobales bacterium:
GAGTTCGAGGCCGGATTGCGTCGCGACCTGCCCGACATCCTCGACCGCCTCATCCCTCCCAGCCGCGACTACGAGCACGAGCGGGCCTGGCGCGACGGCAACGGGCATTCGCATCTGCAGGCCACCCTGCTCGGTCCCTCGCTCACCGTCCCGGTCGCCAAGGGCCAGCCCGTCCTGGGCCGGTGGCAGCAGATCTTTCACTTGGAATGCGATATCCGCGGGCGCGACCGCACGGTGGTGGTCACCGTGACCGGCGATTAGGTTTTCAAATCAGTGGTCGGGGCGGGCGGATTCGACCCGCCGACCCCCTGGTCCCGAGCTTCGAACGTGATTTCTCATGTGATTGTCCCGCTCAGGTCGGCTCTGCGTCGTGTTGCCGTTTGTTCGCCCGTCTTTGGCACTTATCGGACCCCGATTCGACCCAATTCGTGAAGTCCCATTCTTCTGTGTGACCCCCTTTCCCGGGGGCTATAGTTTGCAGACAACCCCGTTCTGTTGCATATTTCTCC
Proteins encoded in this window:
- a CDS encoding secondary thiamine-phosphate synthase enzyme YjbQ, encoding MTYQQEIALRTQGHGNMHDLSEQVAAIVAASGIRTGTVNIFNVGSTSAVGAIEFEAGLRRDLPDILDRLIPPSRDYEHERAWRDGNGHSHLQATLLGPSLTVPVAKGQPVLGRWQQIFHLECDIRGRDRTVVVTVTGD